From the genome of Hymenobacter sp. PAMC 26628, one region includes:
- a CDS encoding DUF1015 domain-containing protein has product MAEIQPLRGWRYAPALGADIDAYVSPLFDVVSTRQRAALYRNPLNSIHLAVPQGDDPAGAALATLRRWETEGVLRQDALPGIYAYYQYFRLPGSAREYCRKGFMCHIRAYDWAEGVVLRHENTLPASVHDRAALLARTEFQTSATHGLYRDDAFKLETYLDEAMQSPLYQTEDDYQGARDVLAVVQDAAVIRRFQEVLAGREVILADGHHRYEGSLAHRHARQAQAGPAATGREPWHYHLMYLTNAASDDLRILPTHRLLLELPGGPGGRALSDAEFLAHLGPYFTVLPLEEATDLPEVIAGKRWAFGLYLGGQAYKIRLRPEAHALLDWVTTDEVKNLDLTVLHFFVLEKALGLRGPDAQRAWPGVAYVRSFAECLQRVDRGEARAALIVNEVTMAEVEAVCHSGAVMPAKSTFFYPKTLAGFLFSSIADEEAGNVFDHYFQGPAPALPPPPAP; this is encoded by the coding sequence TTGGCTGAAATCCAACCCTTGCGCGGCTGGCGCTACGCTCCGGCCTTGGGCGCCGACATCGACGCCTACGTGTCGCCGTTGTTCGACGTCGTATCGACGCGGCAGCGGGCCGCGCTTTATCGCAACCCGCTCAACTCTATTCACTTGGCTGTGCCGCAGGGCGACGACCCGGCCGGCGCGGCCCTGGCCACGCTGCGGCGCTGGGAGACCGAGGGCGTACTCCGGCAGGACGCGCTGCCCGGCATCTACGCCTATTACCAATACTTCCGGCTGCCGGGCAGCGCCCGCGAATACTGCCGCAAGGGCTTCATGTGCCACATCCGGGCCTACGACTGGGCCGAGGGCGTGGTGCTGCGCCACGAAAACACGCTGCCCGCCAGCGTGCACGACCGCGCCGCCCTGCTGGCCCGCACCGAGTTCCAGACCAGCGCCACCCACGGGCTGTACCGCGACGACGCCTTTAAGCTGGAAACCTACCTCGACGAGGCCATGCAATCGCCCCTGTACCAAACCGAGGACGACTACCAGGGGGCCCGCGACGTGCTGGCCGTGGTGCAGGACGCGGCCGTGATTCGGCGCTTCCAGGAAGTGCTGGCCGGGCGCGAGGTGATTCTGGCCGACGGCCACCACCGCTACGAGGGCTCCTTAGCGCACCGCCACGCCCGCCAGGCGCAGGCCGGGCCCGCCGCCACCGGCCGCGAGCCCTGGCACTACCACCTCATGTACCTCACCAACGCGGCCAGCGACGACTTGCGCATCCTGCCCACGCACCGCCTGCTGCTGGAGCTGCCCGGGGGCCCCGGCGGCCGCGCGCTGAGCGACGCCGAATTCCTGGCCCACCTGGGGCCCTACTTCACGGTGCTCCCGCTGGAGGAAGCCACGGACTTGCCCGAGGTGATTGCCGGCAAGCGCTGGGCCTTTGGGCTGTATTTGGGCGGGCAGGCCTACAAAATCCGCCTGCGGCCGGAAGCGCACGCGCTGCTCGACTGGGTCACAACCGACGAAGTAAAAAACCTGGACCTCACGGTACTGCACTTCTTCGTGTTGGAAAAAGCCCTGGGCCTGCGGGGCCCCGACGCGCAGCGCGCCTGGCCGGGCGTGGCCTACGTGCGCAGCTTCGCCGAGTGCTTGCAGCGGGTGGACCGCGGCGAGGCCCGCGCCGCGCTGATCGTGAACGAGGTGACGATGGCCGAGGTGGAGGCCGTGTGCCACTCCGGGGCCGTGATGCCGGCCAAGTCCACCTTCTTCTACCCCAAAACCCTGGCCGGCTTCCTCTTCAGCAGCATCGCCGACGAGGAGGCCGGCAACGTGTTCGACCACTATTTCCAGGGCCCTGCTCCGGCTTTGCCCCCGCCTCCCGCACCGTGA